The following are encoded in a window of Halorarum salinum genomic DNA:
- the phoU gene encoding phosphate signaling complex protein PhoU, with translation MPRKQYQERLAELREDVLYMSELVAERLRMGMDALEQKDEELANRVIEEDAEVNRLYLELEQDCVDLLALQQPVAGDLRFIAASFKIITDLERIGDLATNLGGYTLEAQRDVFPDVDVQRIGEATLDMLEDAMNAYADEDTAACYEVAEADDDVDAMCEEASSAVVRDLIQREGVDSEEDVEDIMADVSRLLLTIRDLERVGDHAVNIAARTLYMLENDDELIY, from the coding sequence ATGCCCCGGAAACAGTACCAGGAACGCCTCGCGGAGCTTCGAGAGGACGTGCTCTACATGAGCGAACTCGTCGCCGAGCGCCTGCGGATGGGGATGGACGCGCTCGAACAGAAGGACGAGGAGCTCGCCAACCGCGTCATCGAGGAGGACGCCGAGGTGAACCGGCTCTACCTCGAACTCGAACAGGACTGCGTCGACCTCCTGGCGCTCCAGCAGCCGGTGGCGGGCGACCTGCGCTTCATCGCGGCGTCGTTCAAGATCATCACCGACCTCGAGCGCATCGGCGACCTCGCGACGAACCTCGGGGGGTACACGCTGGAGGCCCAGCGCGACGTGTTCCCGGACGTGGACGTCCAGCGCATCGGCGAGGCGACTCTCGACATGCTGGAGGACGCGATGAACGCCTACGCCGACGAGGACACCGCCGCCTGTTACGAGGTGGCGGAGGCCGACGACGACGTCGACGCGATGTGCGAGGAGGCCAGTTCCGCGGTCGTCCGCGACCTCATCCAGCGCGAGGGCGTCGACTCGGAGGAGGACGTCGAGGACATCATGGCGGACGTCTCCCGCCTGCTCCTCACCATCCGGGACCTGGAGCGGGTCGGCGACCACGCGGTCAACATCGCCGCCCGTACCCTCTACATGCTCGAGAACGACGACGAACTCATCTACTAG
- the pstB gene encoding phosphate ABC transporter ATP-binding protein PstB: MNDDTTTVDVEPDDRLIETDPAEAGLSRDGAASGTAPTVIESRHLNVWYDDTQAIRDVSMEIPERQVTAMIGPSGCGKSTFLRCINRMNDLIDAARVEGELLFNGKDVYDDDVDPVALRRRIGMVFQQPNPFPKSIYDNVAYGLRVQGRTDDLDEQVERALRRSALWDEVKDQLDESGLDLSGGQQQRLCIARAIAADPEVILMDEPASALDPVATSKIEDLIADLAEEYTVVIVTHNMQQAARISDKTAVFLTGGELVEFDDTNEIFENPESDRVEDYITGKFG; this comes from the coding sequence ATGAACGACGACACGACGACCGTGGACGTGGAACCGGACGACCGACTGATCGAGACGGACCCGGCCGAGGCCGGACTCTCCCGGGACGGGGCGGCGTCCGGCACGGCGCCGACGGTCATCGAGAGCCGACACCTGAACGTCTGGTACGACGACACGCAGGCGATCCGCGACGTCTCGATGGAGATCCCCGAGCGGCAGGTGACGGCGATGATCGGTCCGTCGGGCTGCGGGAAGTCGACGTTCCTGCGGTGTATCAACCGGATGAACGACCTCATCGACGCCGCCCGCGTCGAGGGGGAACTGCTGTTCAACGGGAAGGACGTGTACGACGACGACGTCGACCCGGTGGCGCTGCGGCGGCGCATCGGGATGGTGTTCCAGCAACCCAACCCGTTCCCCAAGAGCATCTACGACAACGTCGCCTACGGCCTGCGGGTTCAGGGCCGGACGGACGACCTGGACGAACAGGTCGAACGGGCGCTGCGGCGCTCGGCGCTCTGGGACGAGGTGAAGGACCAGCTCGACGAGTCCGGGCTGGATCTCTCGGGCGGCCAGCAACAGCGGCTCTGTATCGCCCGCGCCATCGCGGCCGACCCGGAGGTCATCCTGATGGACGAGCCGGCGTCTGCGCTGGACCCGGTGGCGACCTCGAAGATCGAGGACCTCATCGCGGACCTCGCCGAGGAGTACACGGTCGTCATCGTGACCCACAACATGCAGCAGGCGGCGCGCATCTCGGACAAGACCGCCGTGTTCCTCACGGGCGGGGAACTCGTCGAGTTCGACGACACGAACGAGATCTTCGAGAACCCCGAGTCCGACCGCGTCGAGGACTACATCACCGGCAAGTTCGGATGA
- the pstA gene encoding phosphate ABC transporter permease PstA: MTAAESTASATTDFGSVSRVKSVAFEYVTLAASLVGIVTLAVLLGYVSGDAFGIGAAEPTWFLVFLLTVAGPAVGFLWYAVRTPGVSDVVEGVVVRLIGGTEFALALVVLFVVTDIQLWMLLYTFGIVPAVAVLIYGSANDDDRLSFPVPLAVLVVGLAVGYVLKGPINTYPTDVIIYLWTVGVPVAAYYGYRWRDRTGTRAGALVGIGTLVAAATAGFGLASVSGVGPSVGVILVLVPGTLIASYAAETAIDRPLARRGLLFPVVVLVGLLLGQLLVTTLGIVGPEPWLDGQFLTSAPSRFAEEAGLYPAIIGSVFVISLVAVLSFVFGVGCAVYLEEYAPQSGYGGLATSVVQVNISNLAGVPSVVYGLLGLGIFVNLVGFGFGIVLVAAMTLSLLILPIVIISSQEAIRSVPDSQRQAAYGMGATRWQTVRSVVLPEALPGIMTGSILALGRAIGETAPLIIIGVAQTLFSPPTELFGRATAMPMQIYGWAFRPQEAFREGVVAAGVVTLMVVLLSINSVAIYVRNNYQRGS, from the coding sequence ATGACGGCGGCCGAATCGACGGCGTCAGCGACGACCGACTTCGGCTCCGTCAGCCGGGTGAAGAGCGTCGCCTTCGAGTACGTGACGCTCGCCGCCTCGCTCGTCGGGATCGTGACGCTCGCGGTACTGCTCGGTTACGTTTCGGGCGACGCGTTCGGGATCGGAGCGGCCGAGCCGACGTGGTTCCTCGTCTTCCTCCTCACGGTCGCCGGTCCGGCGGTCGGGTTCCTCTGGTACGCCGTCCGGACGCCCGGCGTCTCGGACGTCGTCGAGGGCGTCGTCGTCCGCCTGATCGGCGGTACGGAGTTCGCGCTCGCGCTCGTCGTCCTGTTCGTCGTCACCGACATCCAACTGTGGATGCTGCTGTACACGTTCGGGATCGTGCCGGCCGTCGCGGTGCTCATCTACGGCAGCGCGAACGACGACGACCGCCTCTCCTTCCCGGTTCCGCTGGCCGTCCTCGTTGTCGGACTGGCGGTCGGCTACGTCCTCAAGGGCCCCATCAACACCTACCCGACGGACGTCATCATCTACCTCTGGACGGTCGGCGTTCCCGTTGCGGCCTACTACGGCTACCGCTGGCGTGACCGCACGGGAACGAGAGCCGGTGCGCTCGTTGGGATCGGGACGCTCGTCGCGGCTGCCACGGCCGGATTCGGCCTGGCGTCCGTCTCCGGAGTCGGCCCTTCGGTCGGCGTCATCCTCGTACTCGTACCCGGGACGCTCATCGCCTCCTACGCCGCCGAGACGGCGATCGACCGCCCACTCGCACGACGGGGACTTCTGTTCCCCGTAGTCGTGCTCGTTGGGTTACTCCTGGGCCAACTTCTCGTCACGACGCTCGGGATCGTCGGACCGGAGCCGTGGCTCGACGGGCAGTTCCTCACGAGCGCGCCCTCGCGGTTCGCCGAGGAGGCCGGGCTGTATCCGGCCATCATCGGCTCTGTGTTCGTCATCTCGCTCGTGGCGGTGCTCTCGTTCGTCTTCGGCGTCGGCTGTGCGGTGTACCTCGAGGAGTACGCCCCGCAGTCGGGGTACGGCGGGCTAGCGACGAGCGTCGTGCAGGTGAACATCTCGAACCTGGCAGGCGTCCCGTCGGTCGTGTACGGCCTGCTGGGACTGGGCATCTTCGTGAACCTCGTCGGGTTCGGATTCGGCATCGTGCTCGTCGCGGCCATGACGCTGTCTCTGCTCATCCTCCCCATCGTCATCATCTCCTCGCAGGAGGCGATACGGTCCGTCCCGGACTCCCAGCGACAGGCCGCCTACGGCATGGGCGCGACGCGGTGGCAGACGGTGCGCTCGGTCGTCCTCCCGGAGGCGCTCCCGGGCATCATGACCGGTTCCATCCTCGCGCTCGGGCGGGCCATCGGGGAGACGGCGCCGCTCATCATCATCGGGGTGGCGCAGACGCTGTTCTCGCCGCCGACGGAACTGTTCGGACGGGCGACGGCGATGCCGATGCAGATCTACGGCTGGGCGTTCCGCCCGCAGGAGGCGTTCCGGGAGGGCGTGGTCGCGGCCGGCGTGGTGACCCTGATGGTCGTCCTGCTGTCGATCAACTCGGTCGCCATCTACGTGCGGAACAACTACCAGAGAGGCTCCTGA
- the pstC gene encoding phosphate ABC transporter permease subunit PstC, translating to MSVDSPDLVGNGTRSFRERAYQLLFLLCATVSVLTTVGILFALVIDAVGFFTDYSVFRFLAGTNWSPAIQPVTFGVLPLVFGTLVVTITAAAVALPIGVLTAIYLSEYASPRVRSYLKPALEILAGVPTIVYGILALVYLTPFLRATLFPSISTFNVLSASLMVGIMIIPMVASISEDAMNAVPDSLRQAGYGLGATKFEVSTGIVVPAAISGIVSSFILALSRAIGETMIVVVASGSNARLPSVRYDQLLGLSIPYIHPADVFLKPAQPMTSAMVQLANSDITGGSLAYDGLFAIGITLFVITLAMNVVSELIVRRYREEYR from the coding sequence ATGAGCGTTGATTCGCCGGACCTGGTCGGAAACGGCACGCGCTCGTTCCGCGAGCGTGCGTACCAACTCCTTTTCCTGCTGTGTGCGACCGTCTCCGTCCTGACGACGGTCGGGATCCTCTTCGCGCTCGTCATCGATGCCGTCGGGTTCTTCACCGACTACTCGGTGTTTCGATTCCTCGCCGGCACGAACTGGAGTCCCGCCATTCAGCCGGTCACGTTCGGGGTCCTCCCGCTCGTGTTCGGCACGCTCGTCGTGACGATCACGGCGGCGGCCGTCGCGTTACCCATCGGCGTCCTCACCGCGATCTATCTCAGCGAGTACGCGAGCCCCCGGGTCCGGAGCTACCTGAAGCCCGCCCTCGAGATCCTCGCGGGCGTGCCGACGATCGTGTACGGCATCCTCGCGCTCGTCTACCTCACGCCGTTCCTCAGGGCGACGCTGTTCCCGTCCATCTCGACGTTCAACGTCCTCTCGGCGTCGCTGATGGTCGGCATCATGATCATCCCGATGGTCGCCTCGATCAGCGAGGACGCGATGAACGCGGTGCCGGACTCGCTCCGGCAGGCCGGCTACGGGCTCGGAGCGACGAAGTTCGAGGTGTCGACCGGCATCGTCGTCCCCGCGGCGATTTCGGGCATCGTCTCGTCGTTCATCCTCGCGCTCTCGCGGGCCATCGGCGAGACGATGATCGTCGTGGTCGCCAGCGGATCGAACGCCAGGCTCCCGTCGGTGCGCTACGACCAGCTTCTCGGGCTCTCGATCCCGTACATCCACCCCGCTGACGTGTTTCTGAAGCCGGCCCAGCCGATGACCTCGGCGATGGTCCAGCTCGCGAACTCCGACATCACCGGCGGTTCACTCGCGTACGACGGACTGTTCGCCATCGGCATCACCCTGTTCGTCATCACGCTCGCCATGAACGTCGTCAGCGAACTGATCGTCCGGCGCTACCGGGAGGAGTACCGATGA
- a CDS encoding PstS family phosphate ABC transporter substrate-binding protein: MADNQGLSGLSRRKFLAVTGAAGVAGIAGCTSEENPGGSDGSGGSNGGSGGQNLSGEISIAGSSTVFPIASAVAEEFQKEHSDVNVSVQSTGSGGGFANFFCDGKTDFNNASRPIKEEEKQQCEGNDVSWQEINVATDALTVVVNNEADFVDSMTVDELARIWGPDAGNDQTWSDVRSEWPDETIERFGAAETSGTFDYFTETIVGESGAHTQDYQATEDDNTIVQGVAGSEFAIGYFGFAYYQGNKEKVKGVAIDDGDGPVEPTLENAKAGKYTPLSRPLFTYASQESMQEEHKAEFARYFVEQSANQELISDQIGYVPNTQEDMQKELDELNSFIDNA, translated from the coding sequence ATGGCCGACAACCAAGGACTCAGCGGCCTCTCGCGGCGGAAGTTCCTCGCCGTGACCGGGGCGGCTGGCGTCGCAGGCATCGCGGGTTGTACTAGCGAGGAGAACCCAGGCGGGTCCGACGGCTCCGGCGGTTCGAACGGAGGGTCGGGCGGTCAGAACCTGTCGGGCGAGATCTCGATCGCCGGCTCCTCGACGGTCTTCCCCATCGCGAGCGCGGTCGCCGAGGAGTTCCAGAAGGAGCATTCCGACGTGAACGTCTCGGTACAGTCGACCGGCTCGGGCGGCGGCTTCGCGAACTTCTTCTGCGACGGCAAGACGGACTTCAACAACGCGTCGCGTCCCATCAAGGAGGAGGAGAAGCAGCAGTGCGAGGGGAACGACGTGTCCTGGCAGGAAATCAACGTGGCTACCGACGCGCTGACGGTCGTCGTCAACAACGAAGCTGATTTCGTGGACTCGATGACGGTCGACGAACTCGCTCGGATCTGGGGCCCGGATGCCGGCAACGATCAGACGTGGAGCGACGTCCGGAGCGAGTGGCCCGACGAGACCATCGAACGGTTCGGCGCCGCCGAGACCTCGGGAACGTTCGACTACTTCACCGAGACCATCGTCGGCGAGAGCGGCGCGCACACCCAGGACTACCAGGCCACCGAGGACGACAACACCATCGTCCAGGGCGTGGCGGGAAGCGAGTTCGCGATCGGCTACTTCGGCTTCGCGTACTACCAGGGCAACAAGGAGAAGGTGAAAGGGGTCGCCATCGACGACGGCGACGGGCCCGTCGAGCCGACGCTTGAGAACGCGAAGGCCGGGAAGTACACGCCGCTCTCCCGCCCGTTGTTCACCTACGCGTCCCAGGAGTCGATGCAAGAGGAGCACAAGGCCGAGTTCGCGCGGTACTTCGTCGAGCAGAGCGCGAACCAGGAGCTCATCTCCGACCAGATCGGCTACGTCCCCAATACCCAGGAGGACATGCAGAAGGAACTCGACGAGCTCAACTCCTTCATCGACAACGCGTGA
- a CDS encoding phosphate signaling complex PhoU family protein, translated as MVETRKVQVTGGSTYTVSIPKDWATENGVSAGSTVEFYPEDDSLFLTPRTDEERTEGTLDIGDLSGEELTRAVMTMYVSGFDVIALESTRISNDQRRTIRDSTQSLVGLEVLEETRDRVVVRDLLDSSELSIHNAVTRMRLIALSMLEDAVAALADGDEDMAKDVIQRDDDVDRLHMVVSRIFRATLRTPKAADELGVGRETCFDYHASARQLERVGDHATKIAHITLQLQEGNGEAIPSEVIEAIEEIEAEARTVVDRAMDALFAEENAEATELANDARASVLEIDERARGIDELLRDQEPARAQLLGLIVDSVSRSADYGGNIAETALQKAAPTP; from the coding sequence ATGGTCGAAACGCGGAAGGTGCAGGTGACTGGCGGGTCCACCTACACCGTCTCCATCCCGAAGGACTGGGCGACCGAGAACGGCGTCAGCGCCGGGAGCACCGTGGAGTTCTACCCGGAGGACGACTCGCTGTTTCTCACGCCCCGGACCGACGAGGAGCGGACCGAGGGGACGCTCGACATCGGCGACCTGTCGGGCGAGGAACTCACGCGCGCGGTGATGACCATGTACGTCTCGGGGTTCGACGTCATCGCGCTCGAGTCGACCCGCATCTCGAACGACCAGCGGCGGACCATCCGCGACTCCACCCAGAGCCTCGTCGGCCTCGAGGTGTTAGAGGAGACGCGCGACCGCGTCGTCGTCCGCGACCTGCTCGACTCCTCGGAGCTGTCGATCCACAACGCAGTCACGCGGATGCGGCTCATCGCGCTCTCGATGCTGGAGGACGCGGTGGCCGCCCTCGCCGACGGCGACGAGGACATGGCGAAGGACGTCATCCAGCGCGACGACGACGTCGACCGCCTCCACATGGTCGTCTCGCGCATCTTCCGGGCGACGCTTCGGACGCCGAAGGCCGCCGACGAACTCGGCGTCGGCCGCGAGACCTGCTTCGACTACCACGCCAGCGCCCGCCAGCTAGAGCGGGTGGGCGACCACGCGACGAAGATCGCCCACATCACGCTCCAGCTCCAGGAGGGGAACGGGGAGGCGATCCCGTCCGAGGTCATCGAGGCCATCGAGGAGATCGAGGCGGAGGCCCGGACCGTCGTCGATCGCGCGATGGACGCCCTGTTCGCCGAGGAGAACGCCGAGGCGACCGAACTCGCGAACGACGCGCGGGCGTCGGTGCTCGAGATCGACGAGCGGGCCCGGGGGATCGACGAACTCCTGCGCGACCAGGAGCCCGCGCGGGCGCAGTTGCTGGGGCTGATCGTCGACTCGGTGTCGCGCTCGGCCGACTACGGCGGAAACATCGCCGAGACGGCGCTCCAGAAGGCCGCCCCGACGCCGTAG